In the Akkermansiaceae bacterium genome, ACATCCTGCTCATCATCGCCGACGACATGACATGGAGCGATTGCCAACCATACGGCTCGCCCAATGTAAAAACGCCCCACTTGCAGAAGCTCGCCAATCAAGGAATGCGCTTCGACGGTATGTTCACCGGAACGGCCATGTGCTCGCCGACGCGGCAACAACTCTACACTGGGATTTTTCCTATCCGCAATGGCGCCTTCGCCAATCACAGCCAGGTTCACAAGGGGGTGAAAAGCATCGTCCACCATCTTTCAGAGCTCGGGTATCGTGTCTCCCTGGAAGGGAAAAAACATATTGGTCCGCAGCAGTCGTTTCCATTTAAGAACCTGAATCTGGCAAAAGTCCTGGCAACAACCGACAAGCCGTTTTGCCACATTGTAGCCTCCCATGATCCACATAAACCATGGACCACCGGAGACGCTACGGCTTTCGACCCAGCCAAGCTGGTGGTCCCTCCAAACCTGATCGACACCCCGGAAGTCCGGCAGCAGCTCTGTCATTATTATGCAGAAATCAGCCACCTCGACACCACCGTCGGCAAGATTCTCAAGTCGTTGGAGCAAGCAGGCGTCGCCAAGAACACCCTCGTGATCTTCACCACCGAACAAGGTATGACCCTACCCTTTGGCGGCAAGTGGCTTTGTTACGACACAGGATTGAAAACAGGTTTCCTGGTGCGCTGGCCAGGAGTGGTGAAGCCGGGGAGCTCCACCTCTGCGCTTACCCAATACGTCGATGTCGTGCCGACACTGGTGGAAATAGCGGGCGGCGACCCCACCAGGATAGACACCGGCTGTGCCGACGCCGATGGCAAGCATGGCTTCGATGGACGCAGTTTTCTAAGCATCTTAAAAGGTGAAAACGACCAGCTGCGAAACTATGTTTACGGCATCCAGACCACCAAGGGGATCTTTAACGGGCATAACTACCCGGTGCGCTCAGTGCGCAACCAGCGCTACCAGTATATTCGAAATCTGAATCACCAAGCTGAGTTCAATAATTCTTACACCGAGGGCGGGGTGTTCCATCGTGAATACTATTTGCCGCTGGTTGCCGCAGCCAAAGACTCCCCTGCGGTCAAGTCACGTTTGGCCTTGTTCAAAAAACGCCCCTATGAGGAACTCTACGACCTGACCAAAGACCCCTACGAGCTTCATAACCTGGCCAACTCACCAGAGCTGTTGGAAACGAAAAAGAAACTCTCAGACGCGTTGGATGCATTCATGCGTCAGCAGAACGATCGTGGCATAGAGACGGAGGAAAAGTGCCCCTCCCGTCTTGGTAGAGCGCAGTGATACAGGTGGTATTTGCCAACCAGCTCATCGCCTGCCAGCGATCGCAGGAAACCAAAAACACCGCAAACCAGCATCGGGAGATGTTAGGAAGCTTCCGGCTGGTTCAGTGGGAGGGTCAGTGTGTGCCCGCGGCGCGGATGAGTTTCTGGTCTTCCTCTGAGAGCTGGGTAATGTCATAGGTAAAGGGAGCGCCGCCTATCTTGCGGAAGGTTCCCATGTTTCCGGAAAGGGAGATCAGCTCCGCCGACATGGCGCGTCCATCGGAATTGGTCCAGGTGCGGTGTTTCACCAGTGGACCTGCTGCGGCATCGGTCGCAGGGGCATCAGCGGCAGGGGCAGCCCCCGGAGTGGCACGTTTCAGTTCCTTTGCGATCACTCGGTCGGCCGCGCTGCCGGGGTAGCCGGCATAGACCATCTTGCCCTCGACATCAAAAACCGCCATGTAGGGGATTCCCTTGGACAGCTTCGGGCCCTGGATGAACTTGGTCACCGTGCAGGCCAGGCGGTGTTTCTTCACCACTTTTTTGATCGCCGCAACAGGAGATCCCTGCGACTCGGCAGCGACCAGAACCAGGCCGTCGTCCGCGTAACGCTTGTGCAGTTTTGCCACGTGGGGCATCAAGGCCAGGCAGGGCGGACAATGGACACCCCAGTAGTCGATGACCACCACCTTGCCGGCCATTTTTGTAAAATCGACGCTCGGGCCGGAAACAAGTTCGCCGGGTTTGAAGTCGCTCAAATGGTGTTTGGGCGCGGCATCGGCGGTAGCCAGGCAGGCCGTGGCGGCGATCATGGGGAGAAGCAGGTGTTTTCTGATGGAGAGGTTCATATGAATCTTTGGATTGTAAGGATCTTTGCTTTGTGAGGATCTTTGAGGTCATCGCCTCCGGTTCCGACACGGCAGCGATCCGCCTGTTGACTTTTGTCTAAAATATTCGAGCACGCGCTGCCACTGATCAGCCGATGTTCGTTGGCTTGTTGGACCGTGCCGAAAAATCGCTTGGGCACCGCTCTTGCGTTTTGCACCGAAACGATCGCGCACGTTTCTGAATACCTTGTCGACAAACTTCCTAGCAGTCAGTAATCATAGCCAACTTTACGGAATAAGTTTTACCCTACCCACTCAAGAACGCCTGACACTTGGGAAAGACTTCGCTTGTTAGGAAGGTATATAATTATCTCGCCTCTATTTCCCCCTCCATAGGCCCCCCCTCCATAGGGCGGACCTTTTGTTTCTACCTTCATCGTGCAACGGATCACTTTCCGGCGCTGTTTCCCGTTATTCCAGACGCTCCTTGACCAGCTGCCGCATCGAGTAGAGCCGGGTCTGTTTTTTCCGCCACCCCACTCCACTCAATGGCCGCGCCCCGGTT is a window encoding:
- a CDS encoding sulfatase → MFFFNSLNLLISGLILLGSYSAAAAKKPNILLIIADDMTWSDCQPYGSPNVKTPHLQKLANQGMRFDGMFTGTAMCSPTRQQLYTGIFPIRNGAFANHSQVHKGVKSIVHHLSELGYRVSLEGKKHIGPQQSFPFKNLNLAKVLATTDKPFCHIVASHDPHKPWTTGDATAFDPAKLVVPPNLIDTPEVRQQLCHYYAEISHLDTTVGKILKSLEQAGVAKNTLVIFTTEQGMTLPFGGKWLCYDTGLKTGFLVRWPGVVKPGSSTSALTQYVDVVPTLVEIAGGDPTRIDTGCADADGKHGFDGRSFLSILKGENDQLRNYVYGIQTTKGIFNGHNYPVRSVRNQRYQYIRNLNHQAEFNNSYTEGGVFHREYYLPLVAAAKDSPAVKSRLALFKKRPYEELYDLTKDPYELHNLANSPELLETKKKLSDALDAFMRQQNDRGIETEEKCPSRLGRAQ
- a CDS encoding TlpA family protein disulfide reductase — translated: MNLSIRKHLLLPMIAATACLATADAAPKHHLSDFKPGELVSGPSVDFTKMAGKVVVIDYWGVHCPPCLALMPHVAKLHKRYADDGLVLVAAESQGSPVAAIKKVVKKHRLACTVTKFIQGPKLSKGIPYMAVFDVEGKMVYAGYPGSAADRVIAKELKRATPGAAPAADAPATDAAAGPLVKHRTWTNSDGRAMSAELISLSGNMGTFRKIGGAPFTYDITQLSEEDQKLIRAAGTH